The Vicugna pacos chromosome 2, VicPac4, whole genome shotgun sequence sequence AGGGCTGGGGTCACAGGCAAGGGGGGGTCCTGGGCTCTGGTGGTGTCACACTGTGGACAAGTGGTCTGGACATTGGATGGAAAAGGCCCCAGGTTGAGGGGGGTGTcatccccagctctgccactgaccaaCTCTGTAACCTCAGCCAAATCACGCCCCTTTCAGCACCAGAGGATGCATGTGGATGGGTCGGGCTGGAGGCACATGCCCCTCACCTGTGGCCAGGTGGTCCTAAGCCTCCAGGGCTTCGCGGGAGTTACGGGAGGGGCTGCCGGGCTGGGGGCGAGGCTGCACTGTGGACAACCATCCCCGGCCCAAGCTGCCTGTGGTCCTCAGGGCCGGATCCAGAGAGTGGCAAATGACCCAGCCTGCACCTCTGTGGCCCCTCATGAAACACAACCACAGGTGTGTCCAAGGGCCCCCCGGCACTTCCCGGGGGCAGGGCGGCTGGGGAGCACAGACCAGTGCGCCCACTCGAGGCGCGCCCCCGTGGCCCCCACAGCCTTCACTGCTAAGGGCTCCCGACTTCTGCGGCCGTGGCCGGGGGCATGGATGACTGTGGGAGCAGGGACATGCCAGtgtcctggccctgcccagccatgAAGCAGAAGTGTCTGGAGCAGGCCCCGGGGGGGTGTCACAGGCCTGTGCCACATTCCAGCAGGTCCCCAGTCGAGAAGGGCACACAGGCAGCCTTAGTGGCTCTGGAGCGAGGGACACATCCAGAGCCCCAGACGGGGCTGGAGAGGGCCACTCTGGGTCAGGAGGGCCTGCAGAGGCCGCGGGCTCAGAGAGGCTCCCAGCCAcatacctccccccaccctccttgCTCACTGCGCCCCAAGGCAGCCAAGAGCTCCAGGTCTACCACGCGCTGGGCTGGGCTTCAAGGCTGGATGCCCCTTGTATCCTGGCCAGGTGGGGGGGCCGTTCAGCCTAGGCAGACTGGAGCAGTCACGGACCCTTCCTTGTCCTGGCTGGGTGCCAGAGGCAGGGAGACTGGGGTGCCAGCGGgagaacaggccagggaggggtCCCAATGGCACTGGTGCCACAGACTCactggagctgggggaggggcggctTGTCTGGCCTGGGCAGGACTGCGGGCCGGGCTGTGGCCTCAGGCATGGGTAGCTTCAGTGCAGGCGGCTTGGGGGCCACAGGGGGCCCAAAGAGTCCGGGCCGGGCTGCCTCCCTCGGCGGGACCTCCTCTGCCATCTTTAGGAACTTGGGCTTGTTGGCTGGTAAGGGAGGAGGCTCAGGCATGGGTGGCCCCCGAGGGGACAGATGGAAGGACTTGAGCTTGTCACAGTTCCTGGAGACGGCAGTGGCCGTGCTGGCAGAGCTGACCCCGTGGCTGGGGATCCGGGGCTCCAGGCTGGGGCTGGTATTCTCATGGAAGGTGTTCTCAGGGAAGCAAGGTGGTTTCCGGAGGCCGGGCATGGTGGGCGGGCTGCCCAGCGGGGGGTCGCTCATCCTTCGGGAGGCAGTGGGCACCCTGGGGCTGGGTTCAATCCGCTTCAGGCCCAGCAGGTCCCTCTTGGAGTCCTCAGTGGCTGAGCCAGCATCAGGGAGGCTGCGCTTAGGGGGCGGGGGTGGCAGCATGGGGCCTGCACCCTTGGAGGTAAAGGAGTGTGTGCGAGGCACATCGGAGAAGACTGGCTTCCTGGGCGTGGGCACAGGAGGTGGGGGGTAGGCCGGCGGGTGGACCAGGGCGTCTGCAGAGCAAAGAGACCCATCTGGTGAGCAAGCGTCGCCTGCTGGAGGCTGGACCAGCACCACCTCCACCAGTAACAGATGGCGGGGGCCAAGCAGGTGTGCgcccctcacagcctggccaccaACGCCCAGCCCCAACGCCCAGCACTCCTGATGCAGCCTTCCTCCTGGGGTCCTGGCCCAGTCCACGCCACCagcccaccccttcctcctccacacAGCAGCCTGTTGAAATTCCCTGAAGCCCAGATGTCACATCAGGAGCCATTAAGTTCCTGGAGAGGAAAgcaagaggcagagaggaggcaaGGAGGCCTCTGAGGATGGGCCTCAGCTGCGGGAGGCTGGAATTCCCACAGAGACGAGGAAGGGTGGGCGCAGGCTAGGAGGAAGACAAGGGTTGTGTTCACGACAAGTTTAAGATGCTGTGAGACATCTATGGGACACCAAGGGAAGTGTTGGGGCACAGGCCCAGAGCACAGAGAGAGGGCCTGGCTGCACATGTCCACCGCGTCAGCAGCCCACTGACTATGCTGGCTGTGGCCCTGGCGTGACAGGAGAAAGGTGGGAGAGGCCTGAACCCGGGTGGCCCTCCAGTCGCCGGGTGTGCGGGAGGAGCAGggctggtgggaggtgggagggggcctGGAGCATGAGGTGCCTGGTGCTAGCAGGACaggtggggacagggagagggcACTGGACCAAGTGCCACCCAGGGTTCCCACCCTGCAGTGGGAACCCTGACGAGAGATGTTCTGAGAGGGGGAGCCTGAGTGGCCAGACAGTGCCGGCAGGTGTGCAAAGTGCTGGGCCCCCGGAGGGCCAGGGGGAGAATGTGTAGCGAGGCCCTGTGCACCTCCTCCAGCGAGGACAGGGCGGACCGAGCCGGGGGCTTCCCCAGGGCTGGGGTCACAAGGCCAGAGACAGGAGAGGGTGGAACATTTGAGTGAGGGTGCAAAGACCACGGCCTGGGGCAGAGATGTGGGCTCTGTGCTGGCCCGCAGGTCCTGGTGGGCTGGAGGCCTGTGGCAGCCAGACCTCAGAGGGAGGGAGCTCGTAGCAGGGAAGGGGGCTGGACCCGGGTGCACTTGAGGTGGGGTGGAGCTAAGAAGAGGACACAAGGGGGTTgaggcaggaagaagacaaggtcATTGGCACAGGGAGGCCAGAGGTGGAGAAACTGTCCCAGAAATACTGAAATGAACATGAAtgagaggggctggggctggggctggggaggaggggctgggggaggaaaaCCGGGGGTACAGGGTGAGTGATGGGACAGTAGGCAAAGAGGGGAGAGACGGAGACAGAGGACAGATGGCAGGGGTAGGGAGTGACAGACAGAGGGCAGGACAGAGGCACAGCCCTCCCACACCGGTCTGTTGCTCCACTGTGGTATGTGAGTAAATCAAAGGCCGGTACAAGCCTGCCTCCCTCGCTGGGCTGTGTGCtttgggaggtgggggcgggggcggggcagcgTGTGACCCTCTGGCTTGCGGAAGTGCTGAGAGAGCTGTCCCTCCTTCCCTAGTTCTCAGCCCAGCATCCCAAGTGCGccgccccccaccaccccggctaactgcaggaggcaggaggagcaggTGAGCAGGACCAGTAAGGGTGTCCAGCCTCTTCTGCTCTGTTCCTCCTAATACTCGGGCCAcagtagggaaactgaggcctggggtgGAGCCTGTCGGGCCTGAGGCCACCCAGAGCAGTCCCCAGTCCCCCAGCCTGGAAggggccccggccccaggccccaggccccaggccctgctctTCGCCCCGAGGCCTCTCCAGCCCCCAGCTGGCCCTGCCTACCCTCAGGCCTCCCGGGCTCAGGCGAGTCGGGCTCCATGTACGAGTCGTCCTCATCATCATGCTCGTAGTCTGAGGGGCAGACAGAGGGTCAGAGCCAGGGCGGCCCAGGCCAGCAGCATCAGGGCGGACTGGCAGGGTGGGGTCCTCAGGACAAGGATGGGACCCGAGACCCAGGCTGCCTGGGGGGGCCAaagggacagagcagggaggaaGCCAAACATGCCTCCCTCCTGGGCAGCAGCCTGAGAGGAGGACCTGACCCAGCCCCTGCCAGCGGCCAGGCTGGAGAGACGGTGGGGCAGTGGACGTGGGGACGCGCCTCACCCTCACTGTCCGCGGGGCATGCAGAGAAGCTGATGTCTACGGGCCGCTCAACCGCTCCGTAGAAGCTGTCTGTGTCCGAGCTGGAGTCGCTGAgtgcaggggagggcagggcagttGAGCGCCGGGCGGGGGGCCTCTGGCACCCACGTGCACGGACACGCatgacacacacagacatgcagaCGCAGGcatgtgcacacagacacagacgtGCAGATGTGGACAGGCGCCCAGGACTCACAAGGACACACGCAGAGACACATGGACACATAAAGATAAACACACAAGGACAGACGTGAGGGCTGTGGTGCCTCCCTCCTCAACTCCACTGTGGTTCTAGCCACAAGGGTGCCCTGACTGCCCAGAGGGTGCCCACAGGGCTCTGGCAGGGCCTGCAGAGCAGCCTCAGTgtgccagccctctctgggcctcagtgtcctcgtcTCCAGGGCAGGATGGACGCTGTGCGCACCCAGAGCCCCTGCTGCTTGCTGAGCCACCGCCCAGGGGACTCACTCTGGTCTCACTCCGTCGTGAGCCAGAGTGGGCGTCAGAGGCCTGAGAACCCAAAGGTCTGAGCTACTACAGACTCCGAGCCTCCTGAAAGGGCAGGTAGAAACACCTGTAGCCCTTTCAACAAGAACCACCGATGggggtgtgtgcacacatgctcaCACGCTCGGGCACACGCATGCAGATGCACACCCCACACATGTGGCCCAGGTGGCACCTTCAGAAAAGCCTCGGAGGAGGGGATTCGGTGCCCAGCCCCACGGGTGAGGAGGACGGCACACATGTCAAGGTCGAGGGACCCCAGTGACACCCTGCCCGCCGTCATGCCCCAGGCCCACCTGGCCTCCAGAGGCAGCTCCTTCTTCTCATGGAAGTGGCCGATCTCCCTGCGCAGCAAGGCCATCCAGCTCTGTGGGTCAGTCAGGGCCTCAGTGGGCACTACTGCCAGGGCAGAGCCCTTCCCTCGCCTCTCCTCACCTCCCGTCCCTGCACCGGCTAGTCTGCATCCACCACGGGGTTTCGGGGAGACAGCCCTGGTTGGCCCTCTTGGGGCTACAGCCCTGTCAGCCCATCCAGGGTTCCCCCTGAGACAGCAAGTTCTCAGGGTGAGGGTGCCGGCTCCGGGCGCAAGGACAGAGGACCGAGGGCAGCACCCGCCCAGCAGCCCATGCCCCAGCCACATCCCTCAGGGCCGGGCCTGGGCCCTGTTAGTCCCCGGCCCCCCTCACCTTGCGCTCATCCTCAGAGGAGGCGGAGAAGAACCATGTGCGGTGCTTCCTGCTGACGTGGACAATCTTGAAGGGGAAGACGTTGTTGGACGTTGTCTCCTCAGCGGCGCGCATCACCCTGAGGGCACAGGTCCAGTGGTCACCCCGGTTCCCCGCCCACAGGAACGGCCTTGGCAGGGCCCCCACCCCAACCAGTTTCAGCCCCAGCACCGTGCCCCGAGGAACGGGGAAGATGTGGATGGTCGGAGGCCGACGCatgtgggcagaggtgggcagtGAACAGACAGGATGCCGGCGTGTGGGAGGGCTTCCAGGGCGCAGCGCACGTGAGGCTCTGAGGCAAGGACGTGCCACCCTTGCTACCCCTCAGGGCTTTACTTGGGTGCCTTGGACCCCGCCTGGTCCCGGCCCGCCTGCTGGGGGCCTGCCTGCATGGGGTTCCGGGTCAGCCTCTGCCCCACCCCTGATGCCTGGCAGGTGTCGGAGAGCTTTTCTCGCAAGTGATTCACTGTGGCCGCTCCCACAGCCGGGACGTGAGGTTCGCACAGAGACCACGACGTCTACCGCGGGGTGGGGGTACTGCCAGTCTGGGCACCTGGGGCAGGTGTGCCCATATGACCCATCAGAGGGCCTGGACCATCCCCTGGGGCAAGGCTGCTCCCCTACCAGGTCGAAGGTGGAGTGTCGACAGAAAGGAAATGTCCCTTTCCAGGGGCCCCCAGAGCTCTGACCCACCAACTGACGACCACAGGAGCTTGGAGCCTcccccctcctctgcctgggggGTCTTGCACTGGGCCGAGAGCTTGGGTGCAAGCCAGGGTCTACAGCCACTCCCAAAGGGTCTCAGTCCTGCCACTGACACCACGGACCCTGGGTTCTCATAGGAAGGAGTGGCCAGGCCCTCCTGGGAGGGCAAGAGACACAGACCAATGCCCTCAGGTGCAGGGCCTGAGTGGTGTGACACCAGGACCTAGAGCCAGGAATCACCCTTGACCCctgctgtgcgtgtgtgtgtgtgtgggcacacACAGGCCAgtatgccccaccccaccccaactcacggtgtgtgtggaggggagtgCCCACCGGCCCGTTAGTCCCAGAGCCCCTCACGGTCAGATCATGGCCTGACTCACGGGCCCAGCCCATAGCGGGGACAAgggagcctggggcagggccGGGAGTGGGCTGGGCTCTTGGCCATTCAGAAGGAGGCAGTGATGGGTGAGGGGAcaaggtggggaggaaggagggacacAGAAGTCATTGGGCAGTGACTGAATGGGGACCCTGGAGAGCATGCTGTCCCAACCATGAGTCAGAAAGCCTCAGCCTTGCCCTCAGGCCCTCGGCAAAGCACTCAGGTTAGACTGCAGGTCCACTCAGGGAGGAGACGAGGCTGCCCTgaggccaggacgggggtggaaGAGGCTGGACGTGGTCCaaaggggttggggtggggccaTCTCAGGAAAGCTGGGACCTGCCTTGAACGGGAACCAGGGTGGAGCAGCTGACCGTGGGGCCCGGGGTCAGTGGGCATGGGGACACTTACCGGTTGTAGCCGCTCAGCGAGAAGGCGCCCTGCGGGGAGGCGGATGTGCTGCTCCTGAAGTAGTAGACACAGCGCTTGTGGACAATGACAAAGCGCAGGGGCCCTGCGGGCGGTGTTGGGGGCAGGGTGAGCCACGGGGCCGGGGTCGCAGGCAGGCCCCGCGCTGGGGACTACGCTCAGGGCCCTGGGAACACCAGGCCAGGACGCCTGCCTTTGAACACCACTGAATGGAAGGCAGGGAACTGGGCTGGCCTGCCGCCCCTGCCCTGGGGTCTACCATGGGGCCAGATGCGGACAAGCTCATGGGCGTGCTGGCCGCTCCAGGGCAGGGGTAGAGTCGAGGGCTGTGTGGAGTCACCACAGGGCCCCTGGACTAAAGCTGGCTCGCTGCGGACAGTGACTGCCTGACTCACTGAACACCCTCTCGATAAGGTGAGGGCACCCTGTTGCCCACTCCCGCCTGCCCTTAGCCAGCTTCTGTCCATCCCTTTCTTAAAGCCCTGAGaccaggaagcaggaagcaggcaGCCAAGAGTCTGTAGTTCCCATCCTGACTCCCTTTCTGGGaaatctctgggcctcagctgctAGAGTTGTCACATGAAGGACAGAGCTGTTCTAGCCTGGTGGGCAGCACACCCTCATTATCAGTGGTCATGACAACTGTTTGGTGGGTGGCTGGAATCTACCTTGTCTCCCCATCAGCCTGGGGCATCACTCGGGCAGACACCAGGAAGTGCATCCTGCCCTGGGCTTAACCCAGGGGCCAGACCTACCAGGCCGACAagggcccccagcccctggccgcAGGCTGAAGCTCCCTTGGCCAGCTGGTCAGCACTGTGCACCAAATGCCCATTTTATTTCCACCCAGTCCTGGGGGCCGGGGAGGCCAAGGGTGCCAGCACCAGGGAAAGAAGGGAAACTTGCGAGGGCCCACCAGGTAAGGCAGCAGATGCTAAGCAAAAGCAGGCTGCTTGGCCCAGGAGGTCCAGTGAGGAAACGGGGCAGCAGGGCCATGGCTCAGTCGTGTCCCCACGTCCCCTCCTTATGCTTCTCCCCACCCAGGACTTACATTTGAGCAGCTGCAGCTGGGTGCCACCCTTCTTGTGTAGGTAGCCAGCCTTGGCCACACCCCCAGGCATGGTTAGCAAGTTCTGGGCACCAATGGCCTTCATGGGGACAGGCCAGTGCATCTCCTCAGCCGCCATGAAGCTGCAATAAAAAAGGAAGGGGGACATGTCTCAGCCAGGGGTGGGAGACAGAAGATAGCTTAGCTGGGCGCATGCAGGGAGGACACTGCCAAGTTCCTGGAGACAGCATGAAGATTCAAGGCAGCAAGGGGTGAGTATACCCCTTTTCTGAAGACCCAGGCAACCAGGTGGGACCCCAGGGAGAGAAAAGGTCACCTGGTCCACTCTATCAGCCCTTGGTCCTTTCAGCCACACACTTGATCTCCAGGGACCCTAAGAGCCAAGTGTGTTCCTTCACTGTCATTGGCTTATTCACCACACACCTACTAAACCAGGGGCTAGAGTACAGCAGAGCATGAACTCAGGAAACCTCTGGTCCAGGTAAGTCAGGCCTTAAGCCATAACCACTCCAAGTCTGAGTGCCAAGTGAGTGTATAATGGGGACTGCCTTAGATGGgaagtcagggagggcttccaggaggaggtgacTGGGGTCACAACCGGAAGGGAAAAGTTAAAGCAGTACAAGGATGAGGGCAGCCCCTGGGCACCCTCTCCAACAGCTCTGATGCCCCAGATGCCCCACCCTCCACTCCTGCCTGCATTTAACCAACTTCTGTCCATCCCTTTCTTAAGTCCCCGAGACCAGAAAGCAGGAAGCAGGCAGCCAAGGGTCTGCAGTTCCCATCCCGACTCCCTTTCTGGGAAagctctgggcctcagctgctAGAGTTGTCACATCTGTCACATCCAGGACAGAGCTGATCTGGCCTGGTGGGCAGCACACCTTGCTAACAGTGGCCATGACAACCATTTGGTGGGGTGGCCGAATCTACCCGGTCTCCCCGTCAGCCTGGGGCATCACTTGGGCAGGCACCATACAGTGCATCCTGCCTTGGGGTTAACCCAGACCCATGGGACCCTACAGTCCAGGTCCCAGAGTCTCTTACTCGTGCTCCAGCTGCTTTCCCCGAAACCAACCAGGCTGTTTCAGTTTCACACTGCGGGGCTCTGCCTGGAATGACTGCTGCCCCCATCACACGGAGGGCTCCTACCCATCCTTCAAGACTCTGATTGAGGCCCTCTTCTGTGAGGCATCTCAGTTTGGGGACCCCTGGTCCCTCTGAACAGCGCCCCTCACACCCTGCACTGTTTTATCCCTACCTCCCGCCACCCCCAACCTGGGGCCTGGTCCCTCCTGGGCTCCCAGTGGAGTTGGAAGAGCAGGTGTAGGGTCAGTCTACTGTTGAGACCCTAAGGGAGCAGTTAGGGTCAGAACCAGGGGCCCAGTGTTGCTGGAACTCCTGCCACTACAGGTCTCattcccaaacacacacacaaagaagacCACCCTGCTCTTAGCAAGCCGGCAGATTCCATCAAATGTTCAccgcctcctgcctcctgggaggaggCCGCTCCTGggtccctccagccccacctgcaCCCAAAGCCAACCCCTCTGGCCTGCGCCCCCACCAACAGTGGAGACTCCAACAAGGCGCGCCGGCCCTGCGCCTGGCCACCCCCGCGCCAGGCCAGGGGGCGCGGGACGGAgtagagggaggagggggctccgCGCCCACGCCCACCCACGGGAGGTCCTGGCAGACGGACAGGCCCGCGCCCCGCCCGGAGCCCCCAGGTCCAACCCGGGCGGGCCCACGCCCGCCTTTGTTCTCCCTGGAAGCGCCGGCTCCGTCCGGCTCGGTACTCACGGCGTCCAGGCGGCGGGCACGGCTGGGTTCCGGGGGGCGGCCCGCGCCCGCCTCCCCTGCGCGCACCGACACGGCCCCGGGCCGCGCGCCCCGGCCGCCGCCTCGTCCCCGGCGCCCGCCTCCCGCCGGCCCCAGCCCCGCGGCCGCAGCCCCGCGCCCGCCATGCCGCCGCGCCCCCACCCGGCCGCCGGCTCCGCCCCTCGCGGGCGGGCCGGGCGCAGGTGAGCCGGCCGCCCCGCCCCGTCCCCCTcccggggcctcagtttccctgtccgCCGCACTGAGGACGGGGCCGCGGGGCCGGCGTCTGAGGTGCACCCCTGGGGCAGGAAGCCGCTGATGCAAACGGGGCACCGCGCCTTCACAGCCCCAACACTGCCCGTGCCCCGCGGCTGCAAGGCTCCGGCGCCCAGGCCCCAGTCCCACCCGGCTCCTGGCTGGCCCAGCCCTTGGGAAAGTGCCTTCTCCTCCCTGAGCCAATGGGGGTGAGGGCCGCCCGGCCTCCCGCGGCTGTGGTGTGGTTGAAGCTGGTCTGGTCGGCGGAGCCCCCCACCGGGCCGCAAGCTCTCAGGCTCCCACGCGGGTCTGCGGTTTCTCTGTCCCCGTCCTGGGCAGGATGCGTGGCCTATCAGACCCTGTGGGCCTCTGCCCTGGATTACCTGCAGGCGTCAAGGGTCTGGTCCTTGGCAGCTCCCACCTGCTTGGAAATATGTGGGCATCTCTCCCAAGAGACTCCGAGGCTGGCTAAAGGCTGGTGAAAGCCCTTGCTTGCCTCCCAGGCATTTTGCTCCTCTACCTTCCACCTGCATACAGGCTGCCACCAAGATGGGCCACCTGTGGCAGAGGGTAGCTTACACCCTGGGCTGGGCTCCCACCTAGATGTCTGTACTGGGTGCCCCTCCCTGGTTTCCTGGCCTCCACCTCAGGCCAGCTCTCTGGCCTCTCACTGCAGCCTCCAGACACTGAGGCTCTGTCCTGCCCCGTGCCTGTTTCCAGTGCTCTTGCCAGTCCCTCCCCCTGCAGCATACCCAGCCCTCTAggccacctcccctcctcccagccacccTGCCTGACCCCTCTCCACCACCTCTGGGCAGCCCCCACCACTTCCTCTCCTCAATCTCTTTCCTCCACCACGTTCCCCTCAGCCCACTCTCCAACATACATGCTGTTCCCATCACTGCTCTGTTTTGACTCTCCAGGACCTGCCTGTGTCCAGCTGGCTCTTTGGTATCCAGCCCCTGTGgacctttctctgcctcctgtgtGCCTGCGCCAGCCAGACCCCATGGCTCTCGTTACTCAGATCTGCCACCCTCAGACCTCTGGCCACACTGTTTCCACTGCCCGTAGTTTCAAGTGAACTACCTTAACCCTCAAGAATCAGTTCAAATGAACACCAGGCCTTCACGAACTCTTCCAAAAACAGAACAGGAAGGCACTCATTCTAAGAggtcagcattaccctgataccaaaaccaaaaacatcacaaaaaaagaaaactacagccCCATATCCCTTGCGAATGCAGACAAAGCTTTTCACCAACAATACTGGCAAACTGAATGCAGCACCCTGTGAAAAGGCTTCTTCGCCATGCCGAGTGGGATTGTCCTGGGAACGCAAGGTTGATTTAACTTCCAAGATTCAAAGAGTGTAATACAACATATCAAtcaaataaagaacaaaacccaTACGAtcctctcaatagatgcagagaaagcatttgacaaaatttgacAATCCTACAGGACGAGAACAACACTCAGCAGACCAGGAACAGGAGGAGACCTCCTCAGCCTGGTAAAGGCGTCTGTGAGGAGCCAGA is a genomic window containing:
- the SH3BP2 gene encoding SH3 domain-binding protein 2 isoform X5, whose amino-acid sequence is MAAEEMHWPVPMKAIGAQNLLTMPGGVAKAGYLHKKGGTQLQLLKWPLRFVIVHKRCVYYFRSSTSASPQGAFSLSGYNRVMRAAEETTSNNVFPFKIVHVSRKHRTWFFSASSEDERKSWMALLRREIGHFHEKKELPLEASDSSSDTDSFYGAVERPVDISFSACPADSEDYEHDDEDDSYMEPDSPEPGRPEDALVHPPAYPPPPVPTPRKPVFSDVPRTHSFTSKGAGPMLPPPPPKRSLPDAGSATEDSKRDLLGLKRIEPSPRVPTASRRMSDPPLGSPPTMPGLRKPPCFPENTFHENTSPSLEPRIPSHGVSSASTATAVSRNCDKLKSFHLSPRGPPMPEPPPLPANKPKFLKMAEEVPPREAARPGLFGPPVAPKPPALKLPMPEATARPAVLPRPDKPPLPQLQRSPPDGQSFRSFSFEKPRKPSQADSSQADPGGEDSDEDYEKVPLPSSVFINTTESCEVERLFKATSPREEPQDGLYCIRNSSTKSGKVLVVWDETSNKVRNYRIFEKDSKFYLEGDVLFLSVGSLVEHYHTHVLPGHQSLLLRLPYGYARPR
- the SH3BP2 gene encoding SH3 domain-binding protein 2 isoform X1; the protein is MAGAGLRPRGWGRREAGAGDEAAAGARGPGPCRCAQGRRARAAPRNPAVPAAWTPFMAAEEMHWPVPMKAIGAQNLLTMPGGVAKAGYLHKKGGTQLQLLKWPLRFVIVHKRCVYYFRSSTSASPQGAFSLSGYNRVMRAAEETTSNNVFPFKIVHVSRKHRTWFFSASSEDERKSWMALLRREIGHFHEKKELPLEASDSSSDTDSFYGAVERPVDISFSACPADSEDYEHDDEDDSYMEPDSPEPGRPEDALVHPPAYPPPPVPTPRKPVFSDVPRTHSFTSKGAGPMLPPPPPKRSLPDAGSATEDSKRDLLGLKRIEPSPRVPTASRRMSDPPLGSPPTMPGLRKPPCFPENTFHENTSPSLEPRIPSHGVSSASTATAVSRNCDKLKSFHLSPRGPPMPEPPPLPANKPKFLKMAEEVPPREAARPGLFGPPVAPKPPALKLPMPEATARPAVLPRPDKPPLPQLQRSPPDGQSFRSFSFEKPRKPSQADSSQADPGGEDSDEDYEKVPLPSSVFINTTESCEVERLFKATSPREEPQDGLYCIRNSSTKSGKVLVVWDETSNKVRNYRIFEKDSKFYLEGDVLFLSVGSLVEHYHTHVLPGHQSLLLRLPYGYARPR
- the SH3BP2 gene encoding SH3 domain-binding protein 2 isoform X3, with protein sequence MRPLRIYSLNNFPADSWLPPTLLTGSHPPCFMAAEEMHWPVPMKAIGAQNLLTMPGGVAKAGYLHKKGGTQLQLLKWPLRFVIVHKRCVYYFRSSTSASPQGAFSLSGYNRVMRAAEETTSNNVFPFKIVHVSRKHRTWFFSASSEDERKSWMALLRREIGHFHEKKELPLEASDSSSDTDSFYGAVERPVDISFSACPADSEDYEHDDEDDSYMEPDSPEPGRPEDALVHPPAYPPPPVPTPRKPVFSDVPRTHSFTSKGAGPMLPPPPPKRSLPDAGSATEDSKRDLLGLKRIEPSPRVPTASRRMSDPPLGSPPTMPGLRKPPCFPENTFHENTSPSLEPRIPSHGVSSASTATAVSRNCDKLKSFHLSPRGPPMPEPPPLPANKPKFLKMAEEVPPREAARPGLFGPPVAPKPPALKLPMPEATARPAVLPRPDKPPLPQLQRSPPDGQSFRSFSFEKPRKPSQADSSQADPGGEDSDEDYEKVPLPSSVFINTTESCEVERLFKATSPREEPQDGLYCIRNSSTKSGKVLVVWDETSNKVRNYRIFEKDSKFYLEGDVLFLSVGSLVEHYHTHVLPGHQSLLLRLPYGYARPR
- the SH3BP2 gene encoding SH3 domain-binding protein 2 isoform X6; translation: MSSTSASPQGAFSLSGYNRVMRAAEETTSNNVFPFKIVHVSRKHRTWFFSASSEDERKSWMALLRREIGHFHEKKELPLEASDSSSDTDSFYGAVERPVDISFSACPADSEDYEHDDEDDSYMEPDSPEPGRPEDALVHPPAYPPPPVPTPRKPVFSDVPRTHSFTSKGAGPMLPPPPPKRSLPDAGSATEDSKRDLLGLKRIEPSPRVPTASRRMSDPPLGSPPTMPGLRKPPCFPENTFHENTSPSLEPRIPSHGVSSASTATAVSRNCDKLKSFHLSPRGPPMPEPPPLPANKPKFLKMAEEVPPREAARPGLFGPPVAPKPPALKLPMPEATARPAVLPRPDKPPLPQLQRSPPDGQSFRSFSFEKPRKPSQADSSQADPGGEDSDEDYEKVPLPSSVFINTTESCEVERLFKATSPREEPQDGLYCIRNSSTKSGKVLVVWDETSNKVRNYRIFEKDSKFYLEGDVLFLSVGSLVEHYHTHVLPGHQSLLLRLPYGYARPR
- the SH3BP2 gene encoding SH3 domain-binding protein 2 isoform X4; this translates as MAFLGPGTPALRPSPGRKRAMCWVSATSFMAAEEMHWPVPMKAIGAQNLLTMPGGVAKAGYLHKKGGTQLQLLKWPLRFVIVHKRCVYYFRSSTSASPQGAFSLSGYNRVMRAAEETTSNNVFPFKIVHVSRKHRTWFFSASSEDERKSWMALLRREIGHFHEKKELPLEASDSSSDTDSFYGAVERPVDISFSACPADSEDYEHDDEDDSYMEPDSPEPGRPEDALVHPPAYPPPPVPTPRKPVFSDVPRTHSFTSKGAGPMLPPPPPKRSLPDAGSATEDSKRDLLGLKRIEPSPRVPTASRRMSDPPLGSPPTMPGLRKPPCFPENTFHENTSPSLEPRIPSHGVSSASTATAVSRNCDKLKSFHLSPRGPPMPEPPPLPANKPKFLKMAEEVPPREAARPGLFGPPVAPKPPALKLPMPEATARPAVLPRPDKPPLPQLQRSPPDGQSFRSFSFEKPRKPSQADSSQADPGGEDSDEDYEKVPLPSSVFINTTESCEVERLFKATSPREEPQDGLYCIRNSSTKSGKVLVVWDETSNKVRNYRIFEKDSKFYLEGDVLFLSVGSLVEHYHTHVLPGHQSLLLRLPYGYARPR
- the SH3BP2 gene encoding SH3 domain-binding protein 2 isoform X2 produces the protein MAGAGLRPRGWGRREAGAGDEAAAGARGPGPCRCAQGRRARAAPRNPAVPAAWTPFMAAEEMHWPVPMKAIGAQNLLTMPGGVAKAGYLHKKGGTQLQLLKWPLRFVIVHKRCVYYFRSSTSASPQGAFSLSGYNRVMRAAEETTSNNVFPFKIVHVSRKHRTWFFSASSEDERKSWMALLRREIGHFHEKKELPLEASSDTDSFYGAVERPVDISFSACPADSEDYEHDDEDDSYMEPDSPEPGRPEDALVHPPAYPPPPVPTPRKPVFSDVPRTHSFTSKGAGPMLPPPPPKRSLPDAGSATEDSKRDLLGLKRIEPSPRVPTASRRMSDPPLGSPPTMPGLRKPPCFPENTFHENTSPSLEPRIPSHGVSSASTATAVSRNCDKLKSFHLSPRGPPMPEPPPLPANKPKFLKMAEEVPPREAARPGLFGPPVAPKPPALKLPMPEATARPAVLPRPDKPPLPQLQRSPPDGQSFRSFSFEKPRKPSQADSSQADPGGEDSDEDYEKVPLPSSVFINTTESCEVERLFKATSPREEPQDGLYCIRNSSTKSGKVLVVWDETSNKVRNYRIFEKDSKFYLEGDVLFLSVGSLVEHYHTHVLPGHQSLLLRLPYGYARPR